The following DNA comes from Janthinobacterium sp. TB1-E2.
CAGCTTCGCCACGCCGATCGGATCGGCCATTTTCAGGTATTGCGTGATCCAGGCCGTGCGCAGGCCCAGTTTTTTCGCACCCTTGAGGTTGGCCAGGGTGTCTTCCACCAGAATGCAGCGGCCGGGGCGGATGTGGTGCTTGCGCATCAGTTTGCGCAGCATCAGGGTCGATGGCTTGGGCCGCAACTGGCGGTGCACATGCATCGCCTCGATGGCGACGTGGTGTGAAAAGTGCCGGCGCAAGCCCAGGTGGCGCATCACGTCGCTCGAATAGCGCAGCGGCGCGTTGGTGAGTAAAATTTTACGGCCAGGCAGGCGTTTGAGTAAAGCCCCCAGGCCCCGCTCGGCGCGTATCATCGCGCGCAAATCGTCGAACGCATGCGTCTCGTGCAGAAAATGCGCGGCCTGCACCTGATGGTGCTTGACCATGCCCAGCAAGGTGGCGCCATAGCGGCGCCAGTAGGCCGCGCGCGCCGCATTGACGATGGCGTCGTCGGCCGGCGTCACGCCGTCGCCCAGTACGCGGGCAATATACGTGTTCATATTGGCCGTGATGGTGGGGAAGATGGCGTGCGAGGCATTGTGCAGCGTGTTGTCGAGGTCAAACAGCCAGACCGGCGACGAGCGGTTAAGATGGGACACAGGCACAGGAGTCTTTGCTAGCGAGAGAAGATGAAAAATTCAACAATCAGGAAAACCATGCGACGCCAGATTATAGTGATGTTTTGCGGATTATTCTTGCTGCCGTTGCAGGCGGCCTTGGCCGAAGCGCCTTCCGTGGCGCAAAAACGGGGCGCCCTGTTCAAGGTGCAGGACGCCAGCCACACCCTGTATCTGTTCGGTACCATCCATGTCGGCGCGCCCGACTTTTATCCGCTCGAGCCGACAGTGACGCAGGCATTGAACGGCGCCGGCGCGCTGGCGCTGGAGATCGATCCCGGCGCCGATCCGCGCAAGGCCGTCAGCGCCGTGCTGAAATACGGCATGGAGGCGCCAGGCAGCAAAGTGCCGCCTGACTGCCGCCAGACCCTGGCGCCGCGTCTGGCGCCGCTGTTGCAAAAATACGGCATCGCGCCCGCAGCGGTGGCGCCGATGAAGCCGTGGATGCTGGCCAGCGTGCTGGCCATCGGCGAATTTTCCACGCTTGGCTACCGCTCCGACCTGGCCGTCGACAGTTATCTGTCGCAGCAAGCCAAGGCGCGCAAGATCCCCGTGGTGGAACTCGAATCGATGGAAGGCCAGATGGCGCTGTTCGGCGCCATGTCGCCGCTCGACCAGTGCCGCTTCCTCGAAGACGGCGTGGCGTCGATCGAGGACCAGGAACAAAGCCAGGAAGCGCGCGAGATCGCCGATGCGTGGCGCAACGCCGACGCTGCCGCCTTCGACAAGCTGGCGGCAAAGGCGGCAACAGACCCCTCGTTCGCCGCGCAGTTCGTGCAAAAGGTGCTGCTGGACGGCCGCAACCCGGCCCTGGCCGACGGCATCGCCAACTTGCTTGCGCGCGAAAAGTCCAGCCTGGCCGCCATCGGCGTGCTGCACCTGGTGGGCGACAAGAGCGTGCCGGATTTACTGCGTAAACGCGGATTGAAGGTCGAGCGGGTGTATTGAGTTTTGACGACAGAAGGCAGAAGAGATAGCGCTAGCTCAGCCGCGCAAGACACGCGGCAGAGCAGATGGAAAAGTGTTCAGGGCAAGGCGGACTGACGAAGACAGTACGAATGTACGGCGAGGAAGGACAACGCCGCCATGGACATTTTTACTATGGGGAGATGACGGCAGAGTAGATGAAAAGTGTTCAGGGCAAGGCGCCGAGCCGAAGACAGTACGCATGTACGGCGAGGCGAGGCAACGCAGCCATGGACATTTTTCAGATACGGGGATAAGTCGATGGTGCCCTTGACGTGGATCGAACACGTGGCCTCTCCCTTACCAAGGGAGTGCTCTACCACTGAGCTACAAGGGCAAATTAAAAGCGGCGCCAGGTGATCTGCGCCGCCAAACTACTCGCTGTGATGCATTGCGATTTTTTTTAGTGCGAACGGATCATAGTACCAAAAGCCTGCTCGGTCAACACTTCCAGCAATAATGAGTGTTCGATGCGGCCGTCGATGATGTGCACCGTGTTCACGCCGGACTTGGCGGCGTCGAGCGCGGACGAGATCTTCGGCAGCATGCCGCCCGAGATCGTGCCATCGGCGAACATCTCGTCGATTTCGCGCGCCGACAGGTCGGTCACCAGGTTGCCCTGCTTGTCCTGGACGCCGGCGATGTTGGTCATCATGATCAGCTTTTCCGCTTTCAGGATTTCCGCGATCTTGCCCGCCACGACGTCGGCGTTGATGTTGTAGGCCTGGCCGTCCTGGCCGAAACCGATCGGCGAAATGATGGGAATGAAGGCGTCGTCCTGCAGCGCCTTGACGACGGCCGGGTTGATCGCGTCGATCTCGCCGACGAAGCCGATGTCGAGGAATTCGCCCGGATGTTCGCGGTCCGGCATCTGCATCTTGCGTGCGCGGATCAAGCCGCCATCCTTGCCCGTCAGGCCCACGGCCTGCCCGCCGTAATGGTTGATCAGCATGACGATATCCTGCTGCACTTCGCCGCCCAGCACCCACTCCACCACTTCCATGGTTTCTTCATCGGTGATGCGCATGCCTTGCACGAAGGTGCCTTGCTTGCCGATTTTTTTCAGCGCGTTGTCGATCTGCGGTCCGCCGCCGTGCACCACGACCGGGTTCATGCCGACCAGCTTGAGCAGGATGACGTCGCGCGCGAAGCCGTGCTTCAGGCGTTCGTCCGTCATGGCATTGCCACCGTATTTGATGACGATGGTCTTGCCGTGGAAATTGCGGATGTAGGGGAGGGCCTCGGCCAGAATCTGCGCCTTGATTTGCGGCGACACCGCCGTCAAGTCGTCATTCATGTCCAGGTTCAAGTTAGCTAGTTGATTCATGGCGAGTCCGGAAAATAGATTTGTGCGATTTTACAGGGAAGAAGAAAATCCTGGAGGCATTATAGGGCGATCTTGTTGTATTTTCCCTGATGGTCCTATAGTCTGGCCCGATATGTCCCCCAGCCAGCCCTTTTACTGCCCGTTACATCTGCGTCCCATCCCGGCGCGGCATGACACACACTTGCCAATTCACACACAGCCATGAGCCAGTGCAGCCTGTGCGGCGCCACTTTCCAGTGCGGCCAGCTTGACCCGGATGCCAACGAACCGTGCTGGTGCGTGGCTCTGCCGCCCGCCGTTCCCGTGCCCGGTGGCGCTGCGGGCTGCTGGTGCCCCGCCTGCCTGCAAGCCCATATCGCCACCCTGACGCCGCCTGCAAAAGTCCCGACAGCGGCCAAATAAGCGCATCGGCATACTTTTTCCTTTGCAAAAGACCTTGCATTTTGTAGGGGAATACGCTCAGACTTCGACTTTCAAGAATTTCTTATAGGAAAGTTATGCGCTTCAGGGATATCAGTATCGGCGTGCGCATCAATGCCGGTTATGCCATGTTGATCGTGCTGATGCTGGTCGTCATCGTCCTCTCCGGCAGCCGCATCTATGCCATCCGCGCCGAGACCGACGATATCCTGCAGCGCGACTGGGTCGCCGCCAAGGCCACCAGCAAGATCCACGGGCTGGCGCGCGAGGCGGCCACGCGCATCGGCAACCTGCCGAACCAGCACGAGCTGGCGCTGCGCCAGGCGAACCAGGCGCGCCTGGAAGCGATCAAGCAAGGCATCGACGAGCAGGTGCGCATCCTCGATGGCCTCGATGCGCGGCCCGAAGAACGGCGACTGCTGGAACAGATGCACCTGGCACGCGCCGACTACTATGTGTCGCTCAAGGCGATGTTCGAACTGGTCGAGCGCGGCGAGCATGCCCGCGCCGAGCAGGCCATGCAGACGCAGACCTTGCCGGTGCTGGAAAAAGTGCTGCTGTACGTGGGCCAGCTCGACGACCTGCAGCAGCAGCTGATCCGCGACAGCGCCGCCAGGATACGCAACGACATCGACACCTCGCTGTTGCTGATGGGCGGCATCGGCCTGGCGGCCTTGCTGACGGGTCTCGTCTTTGCCTGGTCGGCGCGCTCGATCACGCGTCCGCTGGGCGAGGCGGTGGCGATCGCCACGCGCGTGGCCAATGGCGACCTCAGTTCCGTCATCGAAGTGACGTCGCGCGACGAGACGGGCGAATTGCTGCAGGCGCTCAAGGACATGAGCACCAGCCTGGCCGTCGAGCAGGACCTGCGCCACGCCGTCGAAGTGGCCGAGGATGCGACCAAGATGAAGTCGGATTTCCTCGCCAATATGTCGCACGAAATCCGTACGCCGATGAACGGCATCATCGGCATGACCCATTTGGCGCTGCAGACGGAACTGACGTCGACCCAGCGCAACTACCTGGAAAAGGTGGAATCGGCTTCGAAGAACCTGCTGGCCATCATCGACGATATCCTCGATTTCTCGAAGATCGAGGCGGGCAAGATGGCCTTTGAAAAAGTCGATTTCTTCCTCGAGGACGTGCTGGCGCAGATCGCCGACCTGTCCGTGATGCGCGCGCAGGACAAGGGGCTCGAACTGCTGTTCGACGTCGCCCCCGACGTGCCGAACGCCTTGCAGGGCGATCCGCTGCGCCTGGGCCAGGTGCTGATCAACCTGACCAACAACGCCATCAAATTTACGGACAAGGGCGAGATCGTCGTCACCATCCGCCTGCAGCAGCTGGAAGAGCATGCGGCCGTGCTGCGCGTGGACGTGCGCGACACGGGCATCGGCCTCACGCCGCCCCAGCGCAGCAAATTGTTCCAGGCTTTTACGCAGGCCGACACGTCCACCACGCGCCACCATGGCGGCACGGGCCTGGGGCTGACCATCAGCAAGCGGCTGGTGGAAATGATGGAAGGCGAGATCGATCTGGTCAGCGAAGCGGGTGTGGGCAGCACCTTTTTCTTCACGGCCCGCTTCGGCCTGGCCGCCGTGCCGCGCGATAATTTGCTATTGCCACAGCAATTCCATGGCTTGCGCGTGCTGGTGGTCGACGACAACCCCAGCGCGCGTGAAATCTTCGTCAGCATGCTCACGGCGCTGGGCTTCGAGGCGCGTGCCGTGCTTGGCGGAGCGCTGGCCATCGGCGCCGTGGCGCAGGCGCGCGCCGAGGGGCGGCCGTACGGGCTGGTGCTGATGGACTGGAAAATGCCGGGCATGAACGGCCTCGATACCCTGGCCGGCATCCGCGCCGATGCCGCCGGCATCGATGCGACACCGGCCTGCATCATGGTCACGGCCTTCCATCGCGAAGCGCTGCTCGAGGCGGCGCGCCAGCGCGACTTGCCGCTCGACGGCGTATTGAACAAGCCGATCAGCGCCTCGACCCTGCTCGACCAGATTGCGTTCGTGTTTGGCGGCGTGACGGGGCAGAGCCGCAAGACGCAGCGCCAGAGCAGCTACCGCGACGACGAACGCGCCCTGCGCGGCGCCTGGCTGCTGCTGGTCGAGGATAATGAAGTGAACCAGGAGGTGGCGCAGCATATCCTCAACGACGCCGGCATCCGCGTCGACATCGCGGGCAATGGCGCCATCGCACTGGCGAAGATCGCGGAAAACGCCTATGACGGCGTGCTGATGGATTGCCAGATGCCGGTGATGGATGGCTACCAGGCGACGCGCAAGCTGCGCCAGGATCCCCGGTATTCGAACTTGCCCGTGATCGCCATGACGGCCAACGCCATGGTGGGCGACAAGGAAAAATGCCTGGACGCCGGCATGAACGATTTCATCGCCAAGCCGATCGACGTGGCGCAGCTGTTCGGCACCCTGGCGCGCTGGATCGCGCCGGCCACGCCGCAGGAAATGGCGGCGGTGGTGGCGCAGCCGGAAGCGGAGCTGCCCGTGATCGCGGGCCTGAAAATGGCGGAGGCCATGCGCCGCGTGGGCGGCAATGCCGCTTTGATGCGAAAATTGCTGGACCGCTTCGTGGAAACCCAGTTCGACGCCATGCAGCGCATCGTTGCCGCCATCGAGAACAACCAGCTGGAAACGGCCATCCGCGAAGCGCATACCCTGAAAGGCCTGGCCGGCAATATCGGCGCCGGCGGCCTGGCCGACAGCGCCGCGCGGGTCGAGCACTTGCTCAGCCTGGGCTCGCACGACGGCTTGCCGCAGGCGCTGGCCGCCTGCACCCTGGCGCTCGACGAGCTGGTGCCGAAGATCGTGCTGGCCATGCAGTCGCGCGGCCATGCGGCCGAGCCGGGCGGCGCGGCGCTGGCGCACGTGGCGCCGGTGGACCTGGCGCGCCTGGAAGCGGGCTTGCGCGAACTGTCGCAGCTGCTGCAGCAGGACGATGCGCAGGCCGTCAAGCACCTCGACGGCATCGGCCCCGTGCTGGTCGCGGCGGGGCAGGCGGAACACGCGCGCCAGTTGAAGCGCATGCTGGGACAATACGATTTCGAAGGTGCGCTGGCGCAGCTGGGCGAAGTGGCCGATGCGCTGGAGCTGACACTGTGAGAAGGATAATGATGCAGAACGAAGGACGGGCATGAGAGCGCCGGCAAGCAAGCCAACCATCCTGGTGGTCGACGACACGCCAGACAATATCGACCTGTTGCGCGCGGTGCTGGAAGACGACTACCGCACCAAGATCGCCGTCAATGGCGAGCGCGCCCTGAAGATCGCCGCCGGCAGCGACCAGCCCGACCTGATCCTGCTCGACATCATGATGCCGGGCATGAGCGGCTACGACGTGTGCCGCGCGCTGAAGGCCGATCCCGCCACGGCCGGCATCCCCGTGATTTTCGTCACGGCCATGAGCGAAGTAGCGGACGAGCAGCTGGGCCTGGCCCTGGGCGCCGTCGACTACATCACCAAGCCGATCTCGGCGCCCATCGTGCTGGCGCGCATCAGGACGCAGCTGGCGATGAAGCAGATGCAGGATTTCCTGCGCGACCAGAACCAGTACCTGGAAACGGAAGTGGAGCGCCGCGTGCAGGAAGTGGCGGCGCTGCAGGACGTCACCATCCACGCCATGGCCTCGCTGGCCGAGACGCGCGACAGCGAGACGGGCAACCATATCCGCCGCACCTCGCACTACCTGAAGGCGCTGGCCGAGAAGGTGCGCGGCTTGCCGCGTTTCCGCGATTTTTTGACGGACAAGAATATTGAACTGCTGTTCAAGACGGCGCCGCTGCACGACATCGGCAAGGTGGGCATTCCCGACCATATCCTGCTCAAGCCCGGACGTTTCGAGCCGCACGAAATGGCCATCATGAAGACGCACACCACCCTGGGACGCGACGCCATCCTGGCGGCCGAGCACGAGCTGGGCATCGAAGTCGATTTCCTCAAGTACGCGAAAGAGATCGCCTACAGCCACCACGAGAAATGGGATGGCAGCGGCTACCCGCAAGGGTTGGCTGGCGAAGACATCCCGATTTCGGCGCGCCTGATGGCGCTGGCCGATGTGTACGATGCCCTGATCAGCCGGCGCATCTACAAGCAGGGCATGGACCATGCGCAGGCCGTGCGGATCATCGTCGAAGGACGCGGTTCGCATTTCGACGCCGAGATCGTCGACGCCTTTTTGCAGATCCAGGACCAGTTCATCGCCATCTCCCACCGCTATGCCGACGGCGTATGCGAGATCGCCGACAAGCAACGGCAGATCGCGCCCTACACCGGCAACATCAGCTGACGGTCTTGAAGAAGCGCAGCATCTCGCGGCTGGCGTCCGGTCCTTTTCCATCCGTATAGCTGCCGTTATCGCTGCCGCCGGACCAGGCATGGCCGGCGCCGTGGATGACCCAGTGCTCGCCCAGCGGCGAGCCATCGGCCTGGCTGTGCGTGGTACGCGTGTAGCGGTGGCCATTCGGCACGCTGCCGTCGATGGAAGCGGCTTTGGCCGCCTTGCCGCCCGCCTGGCTGCGCACGCCCTGGGCGATCAGTTCATCGCCATTGCGCGGGTTGACGGTGGTGTCGCGGTCGCCGTGAAAAACGATGATGGGCACGCCGCCGGCCGGCGCCTTGCGCTGGGCATTGGGCATGGCGCCGCCCTTCATGGCTGCCAGCGCCGACGGCAAGTCCTGCGCCGAAGCGAAGGGCAAGCCCGAATGCACGCCGACGGCGGCAAACAAATCCGGGTACAAGGTGCCGACGATGACGGCCATGGCGCCGCCCGCCGACAGGCCGGCAACGAACACTTCGCGTTCATTGACCGGGTATTCGTCGATCACTTGCTGCGCGATGCCGGCGATCAGCGACGGTTCGCCCTGGTCGCGCTGCTGGTCGATGGCGTTGAACCAGTTCCAGCAGCGCGAACTGTTGGCGCCCTGCGTCTGCGCCGGATAGACGACAAAGCATTCCTTCTCTTCGGCCAGCGCATTCATCTGCGTGCCGGCGGCGAAGTCGTCGGGATTTTGCGTACAGCCGTGCAGCATCACGATCAGCGGCATGGCCTGGCCGTGATAGCTGCTGGGGATATACAGTTTGTACGAGCGCGTGCCAGCATGGTTGCGGTACACGCCGTCGATGAATTGCGCGCCAGCGGGGATCTCCACCGGCGTGGCGGCTGGCGCATTGAAACCGGGCGGGTGGAAGTTCGGCAGCTCGAAGCTGGGC
Coding sequences within:
- a CDS encoding pyrimidine 5'-nucleotidase produces the protein MPVSHLNRSSPVWLFDLDNTLHNASHAIFPTITANMNTYIARVLGDGVTPADDAIVNAARAAYWRRYGATLLGMVKHHQVQAAHFLHETHAFDDLRAMIRAERGLGALLKRLPGRKILLTNAPLRYSSDVMRHLGLRRHFSHHVAIEAMHVHRQLRPKPSTLMLRKLMRKHHIRPGRCILVEDTLANLKGAKKLGLRTAWITQYLKMADPIGVAKLPMALNRPAYVDVKVKSVRHLARRLHRLR
- a CDS encoding TraB/GumN family protein, translated to MLPLQAALAEAPSVAQKRGALFKVQDASHTLYLFGTIHVGAPDFYPLEPTVTQALNGAGALALEIDPGADPRKAVSAVLKYGMEAPGSKVPPDCRQTLAPRLAPLLQKYGIAPAAVAPMKPWMLASVLAIGEFSTLGYRSDLAVDSYLSQQAKARKIPVVELESMEGQMALFGAMSPLDQCRFLEDGVASIEDQEQSQEAREIADAWRNADAAAFDKLAAKAATDPSFAAQFVQKVLLDGRNPALADGIANLLAREKSSLAAIGVLHLVGDKSVPDLLRKRGLKVERVY
- the argB gene encoding acetylglutamate kinase, coding for MNDDLTAVSPQIKAQILAEALPYIRNFHGKTIVIKYGGNAMTDERLKHGFARDVILLKLVGMNPVVVHGGGPQIDNALKKIGKQGTFVQGMRITDEETMEVVEWVLGGEVQQDIVMLINHYGGQAVGLTGKDGGLIRARKMQMPDREHPGEFLDIGFVGEIDAINPAVVKALQDDAFIPIISPIGFGQDGQAYNINADVVAGKIAEILKAEKLIMMTNIAGVQDKQGNLVTDLSAREIDEMFADGTISGGMLPKISSALDAAKSGVNTVHIIDGRIEHSLLLEVLTEQAFGTMIRSH
- a CDS encoding cysteine-rich CWC family protein, which translates into the protein MSQCSLCGATFQCGQLDPDANEPCWCVALPPAVPVPGGAAGCWCPACLQAHIATLTPPAKVPTAAK
- a CDS encoding response regulator; the protein is MRFRDISIGVRINAGYAMLIVLMLVVIVLSGSRIYAIRAETDDILQRDWVAAKATSKIHGLAREAATRIGNLPNQHELALRQANQARLEAIKQGIDEQVRILDGLDARPEERRLLEQMHLARADYYVSLKAMFELVERGEHARAEQAMQTQTLPVLEKVLLYVGQLDDLQQQLIRDSAARIRNDIDTSLLLMGGIGLAALLTGLVFAWSARSITRPLGEAVAIATRVANGDLSSVIEVTSRDETGELLQALKDMSTSLAVEQDLRHAVEVAEDATKMKSDFLANMSHEIRTPMNGIIGMTHLALQTELTSTQRNYLEKVESASKNLLAIIDDILDFSKIEAGKMAFEKVDFFLEDVLAQIADLSVMRAQDKGLELLFDVAPDVPNALQGDPLRLGQVLINLTNNAIKFTDKGEIVVTIRLQQLEEHAAVLRVDVRDTGIGLTPPQRSKLFQAFTQADTSTTRHHGGTGLGLTISKRLVEMMEGEIDLVSEAGVGSTFFFTARFGLAAVPRDNLLLPQQFHGLRVLVVDDNPSAREIFVSMLTALGFEARAVLGGALAIGAVAQARAEGRPYGLVLMDWKMPGMNGLDTLAGIRADAAGIDATPACIMVTAFHREALLEAARQRDLPLDGVLNKPISASTLLDQIAFVFGGVTGQSRKTQRQSSYRDDERALRGAWLLLVEDNEVNQEVAQHILNDAGIRVDIAGNGAIALAKIAENAYDGVLMDCQMPVMDGYQATRKLRQDPRYSNLPVIAMTANAMVGDKEKCLDAGMNDFIAKPIDVAQLFGTLARWIAPATPQEMAAVVAQPEAELPVIAGLKMAEAMRRVGGNAALMRKLLDRFVETQFDAMQRIVAAIENNQLETAIREAHTLKGLAGNIGAGGLADSAARVEHLLSLGSHDGLPQALAACTLALDELVPKIVLAMQSRGHAAEPGGAALAHVAPVDLARLEAGLRELSQLLQQDDAQAVKHLDGIGPVLVAAGQAEHARQLKRMLGQYDFEGALAQLGEVADALELTL
- a CDS encoding response regulator encodes the protein MRAPASKPTILVVDDTPDNIDLLRAVLEDDYRTKIAVNGERALKIAAGSDQPDLILLDIMMPGMSGYDVCRALKADPATAGIPVIFVTAMSEVADEQLGLALGAVDYITKPISAPIVLARIRTQLAMKQMQDFLRDQNQYLETEVERRVQEVAALQDVTIHAMASLAETRDSETGNHIRRTSHYLKALAEKVRGLPRFRDFLTDKNIELLFKTAPLHDIGKVGIPDHILLKPGRFEPHEMAIMKTHTTLGRDAILAAEHELGIEVDFLKYAKEIAYSHHEKWDGSGYPQGLAGEDIPISARLMALADVYDALISRRIYKQGMDHAQAVRIIVEGRGSHFDAEIVDAFLQIQDQFIAISHRYADGVCEIADKQRQIAPYTGNIS
- a CDS encoding extracellular catalytic domain type 1 short-chain-length polyhydroxyalkanoate depolymerase — encoded protein: MKLPLNMLAQMRAATRNLMGSGPAAATEAIQQALSAAGLAPQAAVTQTPPPQPMRDINPPPAPQARAEQPQAAAAPETPAAPPTPAQVAQDFAQDFMSRLGVPAGLGQHSFDMPSFELPNFHPPGFNAPAATPVEIPAGAQFIDGVYRNHAGTRSYKLYIPSSYHGQAMPLIVMLHGCTQNPDDFAAGTQMNALAEEKECFVVYPAQTQGANSSRCWNWFNAIDQQRDQGEPSLIAGIAQQVIDEYPVNEREVFVAGLSAGGAMAVIVGTLYPDLFAAVGVHSGLPFASAQDLPSALAAMKGGAMPNAQRKAPAGGVPIIVFHGDRDTTVNPRNGDELIAQGVRSQAGGKAAKAASIDGSVPNGHRYTRTTHSQADGSPLGEHWVIHGAGHAWSGGSDNGSYTDGKGPDASREMLRFFKTVS